A window of the Enterobacteriaceae bacterium 4M9 genome harbors these coding sequences:
- a CDS encoding beta-ketoacyl-[acyl-carrier-protein] synthase family protein gives MNNNNFKRVVITGYGAVTPLGATAQESWQAIMDGKLGYRYVDYTAANINSHFFGLIDDEPNLKGVPAAIRRRLPRFARLTLGAARQAVAMAFGDSEPQAVYSPLECGVIMGTGWGGMDESYVGAKDYSANGISSPFNCFLTMPNVATAACSQFWNLRGYQNTAIAACATGNMVIGDAWEAIRNGRSTMMLAGSGESLTTDYAIWNIDVLGALCKEPQDPTKACCPFSAERNGFVLSEGAAVLCLEERDSALARGATILGEITGYANFSDAFDFTSPAEDCLARVQTINRALAQAGLEPHQLDYINAHGTSTPLNDLNETQAMKMALGRAAYDIPVSSTKSYSGHLIAAAGSFESIICLQAMEHGIMPATANLKVADPQCDLDYIAEGHRRGEIRRTLNMSFGFGGANAALVLEKHV, from the coding sequence ATGAACAATAATAATTTTAAACGCGTAGTGATCACTGGCTACGGTGCGGTAACCCCGCTGGGCGCAACGGCGCAGGAAAGCTGGCAGGCCATTATGGACGGCAAGCTTGGCTATCGTTATGTGGATTACACGGCAGCGAATATTAATTCTCATTTTTTTGGCTTGATTGATGATGAGCCAAATCTGAAGGGCGTACCTGCGGCCATTCGCCGCCGCCTGCCGCGCTTTGCGCGCCTGACGCTGGGCGCTGCACGCCAGGCGGTGGCGATGGCATTTGGCGACAGCGAACCCCAGGCGGTGTACTCACCGCTGGAGTGTGGTGTGATTATGGGCACCGGCTGGGGCGGCATGGATGAAAGCTATGTCGGCGCCAAAGACTATTCGGCCAACGGTATTTCTTCACCGTTTAACTGCTTTTTGACCATGCCAAACGTGGCAACTGCGGCCTGTAGCCAGTTCTGGAACCTGCGTGGTTATCAGAACACGGCTATTGCCGCCTGTGCGACCGGAAACATGGTGATTGGTGATGCCTGGGAAGCCATCCGCAACGGGCGTTCCACCATGATGCTGGCGGGTTCCGGAGAATCCCTGACTACCGATTACGCCATCTGGAATATTGATGTGTTGGGTGCACTGTGCAAAGAGCCGCAGGACCCGACCAAAGCCTGCTGCCCGTTCAGCGCAGAGCGCAACGGTTTTGTACTCTCTGAAGGCGCTGCCGTTTTGTGCCTGGAAGAGCGCGACAGCGCGCTGGCGCGCGGTGCCACCATTCTTGGTGAAATCACGGGCTACGCTAATTTCTCTGATGCTTTCGACTTTACCTCTCCGGCAGAAGACTGCCTGGCCCGTGTGCAGACGATTAACCGCGCGCTGGCACAGGCGGGGCTGGAGCCGCATCAGCTGGATTATATTAATGCGCACGGTACCTCAACGCCGCTTAACGATCTCAACGAAACGCAGGCAATGAAAATGGCATTGGGCCGCGCGGCGTATGACATCCCGGTTTCCAGCACCAAATCCTATTCTGGCCACCTGATTGCCGCTGCGGGCAGCTTTGAAAGCATTATCTGCCTGCAGGCGATGGAGCACGGCATTATGCCTGCGACGGCGAACCTGAAAGTGGCAGATCCGCAGTGCGATCTGGACTATATCGCTGAAGGCCATCGTCGTGGTGAGATCCGCCGCACGCTGAATATGAGTTTTGGTTTTGGCGGCGCTAACGCCGCGCTGGTGCTGGAGAAACACGTGTGA
- a CDS encoding protein dehydratase encodes MRTLVYTLDDAHQWAAFSGDYNPVHFDLSRGDGQLTIHGMRALLDVKSALSAQALDASLLKCTVRLRRPLHYGTPYQLAQDSRRTAAMNVTEPVDGQTCLSCQLTALENEEVVAPVSVSTLDADELAHLEQAFSPLLSQAQQWQFLDALLFRHLIHDAALLRQEVIATSLPPGATLDAVFSQCQVVQTHQELVFDRRLLASWTPGTFTHPLEIGVLPALVVGDVQSGAVVRIAATISQGNIRISNAITLKISQLATN; translated from the coding sequence GTGAGAACGCTGGTCTATACCCTCGACGATGCGCACCAGTGGGCGGCGTTTTCTGGCGACTATAACCCGGTGCATTTTGACCTCTCGCGGGGAGACGGCCAGCTGACCATTCACGGTATGCGGGCGTTGCTGGATGTGAAATCGGCGCTCAGTGCACAAGCGCTGGACGCGTCTTTGCTTAAGTGCACGGTGCGGCTGCGTCGCCCGCTGCACTACGGCACGCCTTATCAGCTGGCTCAGGACAGCAGGCGAACGGCTGCAATGAATGTGACCGAGCCAGTGGACGGGCAGACCTGCCTTTCCTGCCAGCTTACCGCGCTGGAAAACGAGGAAGTGGTGGCGCCGGTTAGCGTAAGCACGCTGGATGCTGACGAACTGGCACACCTGGAGCAGGCCTTTTCACCGCTGCTGTCGCAAGCTCAGCAATGGCAATTTCTTGATGCGCTGCTGTTTCGCCATCTTATTCATGACGCCGCACTGTTACGCCAGGAGGTGATTGCGACCAGCTTACCTCCCGGCGCAACACTTGACGCGGTTTTCTCTCAATGTCAGGTCGTGCAGACCCATCAGGAGTTGGTGTTTGATCGCCGCCTGCTGGCGTCCTGGACGCCTGGAACGTTTACACACCCGCTGGAAATCGGTGTTTTGCCTGCGCTGGTGGTTGGTGATGTTCAAAGCGGTGCCGTTGTGCGCATCGCTGCCACCATTAGCCAGGGAAATATCCGTATCAGCAATGCAATCACGCTAAAAATCAGCCAACTGGCTACCAACTAA
- a CDS encoding acyl carrier protein, with the protein MKNYDSIYAKVSEMICDAKDLDADDLNADAPLTVLDLDSLDYVELMILAKREFGLTLTPELFTQHPMMTLRELCEYIEKETAA; encoded by the coding sequence ATGAAAAATTACGATTCAATCTACGCCAAAGTAAGTGAAATGATCTGTGATGCCAAAGACCTGGACGCAGATGATCTTAATGCTGATGCACCGCTGACGGTACTGGATCTCGACAGCCTCGATTACGTGGAGCTGATGATCCTTGCCAAGCGCGAGTTTGGGCTGACGTTAACCCCAGAACTGTTTACCCAGCATCCGATGATGACGCTGCGTGAGCTGTGTGAGTACATTGAAAAAGAGACGGCGGCTTGA
- a CDS encoding SDR family oxidoreductase — MTQKWVLITGGSRGIGQALVTGLLPQWNVVFTGRSEEGIARTLELAQNVQSTNWVKGFSCDGKDEQRVGELAQQMLDEFGAPAAIVHNAGIARDALHIHQDAEVWRDVLDNNLVSLVNWNRLLLPAMMMQGEGSVVMMSSVTAIRGNSGQTAYAASKAAMMGIARSLAREVGRFGIRVNCLAPGLIESDMTQAIPETKLKAMRQEIPLRRLGLVEEVTGSVAFLIGDSSRYLTGQTLVLDGGLSA, encoded by the coding sequence ATGACGCAAAAATGGGTTCTGATCACGGGAGGTAGCCGGGGCATCGGCCAGGCGCTGGTGACAGGCTTACTCCCGCAGTGGAATGTCGTTTTCACCGGGCGCAGTGAGGAAGGCATTGCGCGTACGCTTGAACTTGCGCAGAACGTGCAGAGCACAAACTGGGTTAAAGGTTTTAGCTGCGACGGTAAAGACGAACAGCGCGTGGGTGAGCTGGCGCAACAGATGCTGGATGAGTTTGGAGCGCCTGCGGCCATCGTGCATAACGCCGGCATTGCCAGAGATGCATTGCATATTCATCAGGATGCAGAAGTATGGCGAGATGTGCTGGATAATAATCTTGTCTCTCTGGTTAACTGGAACCGACTTTTGCTACCTGCGATGATGATGCAGGGCGAGGGCTCGGTTGTAATGATGTCTTCAGTGACAGCGATTCGGGGTAACAGCGGCCAGACCGCTTATGCTGCCAGTAAGGCTGCCATGATGGGTATTGCACGCTCTCTGGCGCGAGAAGTGGGACGTTTCGGTATCCGGGTAAACTGCCTGGCGCCGGGTCTTATCGAAAGTGATATGACCCAGGCTATCCCGGAGACGAAGCTTAAGGCTATGCGCCAGGAAATCCCGCTGCGACGTCTTGGCCTTGTTGAAGAGGTCACGGGTTCGGTTGCTTTTCTGATTGGTGATAGCAGCCGCTATCTGACCGGACAGACGCTGGTGCTGGACGGCGGACTTTCTGCCTGA
- a CDS encoding winged helix-turn-helix domain-containing protein yields the protein MIFDIEKLLQFDTENATLVNQMTGDSIELSLTSARLLAKLLNHRRDVLSREEIFESVFDQHGARSSNSNLNQYISILRKNFFELGMEKDVIVTIPRVGFRISEDVAVDSFNDQSADNFFTDDIKPVKKSSHFHAIHYLPIIILLLMSFPFMLFKPESIPNDTTTKRMQQGKCVIFSPSSFSDKDINDIINATTQNTGKLDCSIEKEIYIDKLQINSALGINSQMLFIECISSNNKCISYYFREKENA from the coding sequence ATGATTTTTGATATAGAGAAACTGCTCCAGTTTGATACAGAAAATGCTACTCTGGTCAATCAAATGACCGGGGATAGTATAGAGCTTTCTCTGACATCAGCACGCTTGCTGGCTAAGTTGCTTAATCATCGAAGAGATGTTCTTTCGCGTGAGGAAATATTTGAGTCTGTCTTTGACCAGCATGGTGCACGCTCCTCAAACAGCAACCTGAATCAATATATTTCTATCTTAAGAAAAAACTTTTTTGAATTAGGCATGGAAAAGGATGTTATTGTTACTATACCGCGGGTAGGCTTTCGTATTTCAGAAGATGTGGCTGTCGACTCTTTTAATGATCAAAGTGCAGATAATTTCTTCACCGACGATATTAAGCCGGTTAAGAAAAGCTCCCACTTTCATGCCATCCATTATTTACCCATTATTATCCTGCTGCTAATGTCCTTTCCGTTTATGTTATTTAAGCCAGAAAGCATTCCTAATGACACGACAACAAAAAGAATGCAACAGGGTAAGTGCGTTATTTTTTCACCATCCTCTTTTTCTGATAAAGATATTAATGACATTATCAATGCAACAACACAGAACACTGGCAAACTCGACTGTTCAATAGAAAAAGAAATCTATATTGATAAATTACAGATAAACAGTGCGTTAGGTATAAACAGTCAGATGTTGTTTATTGAATGTATCTCATCCAATAATAAATGTATAAGCTATTATTTCAGAGAAAAAGAAAATGCGTAA
- a CDS encoding regulator: MKPASSSPSSLRNPGALLKNSNAPGDSLRMLTVAMGINNHEAVNVPEQEIILRLLKEHGDEGLSTRELANFCGMSIYRVRHLLLPLEKYGQVSRNKMQKHHRWFLP; this comes from the coding sequence ATGAAACCAGCCTCGTCTTCTCCATCTTCTTTACGTAACCCGGGTGCGTTGCTAAAGAACTCCAATGCGCCCGGTGATAGCCTCAGAATGTTAACTGTGGCGATGGGAATAAATAACCATGAAGCTGTAAATGTGCCGGAGCAGGAGATTATTCTCCGGTTATTAAAGGAACATGGCGATGAAGGGCTATCCACGCGGGAGCTTGCCAATTTCTGTGGTATGTCTATTTACCGGGTAAGACATTTACTTCTACCTCTGGAGAAATATGGCCAGGTGAGTAGAAATAAAATGCAGAAACACCACAGATGGTTTTTACCATAA
- a CDS encoding alpha/beta fold hydrolase translates to MKPEFTQRLRWSLSALALMIMTPAGAAELKETDPTPVSQAVLPAEHGLTEAAQQFLIKYRSISGVDGKSPRQDTAAVFIPKGEAPHGGWPVVVWTHGTIGVDNACAPSLNARTGRDSQYLNTWLSLGFAVVAPDYAGLGSDGLHHYLNARAEAWSVLDSVRAALKAFPLQNSVIFVGQSQGAHAAFASAGYQPQYAPELNVRATVLTGTPYFDANTSAAQVFTGAAPGNAQSGDPKIPYVFYIYLAAADSQKSLKSEDYFQPAAQSLLEKARELCITPLTEEVMKQKLNAANSLKPAIQSVLESTTDVLRYPTLHIQHPVFIGIGGEDINVPTAMQQHFAQAVKAAGTQVDIHEYPGLDHSGAVNPSLRDSVPFILSQQR, encoded by the coding sequence ATGAAACCAGAATTCACACAGCGACTGCGCTGGAGCCTTTCTGCACTTGCCCTCATGATAATGACACCCGCGGGTGCTGCCGAGTTGAAGGAAACCGACCCAACGCCAGTGTCGCAGGCAGTGTTGCCCGCCGAGCACGGCCTGACGGAAGCCGCACAGCAGTTTCTGATTAAATACCGTTCCATCAGCGGCGTGGACGGTAAAAGCCCGCGCCAGGATACCGCTGCGGTGTTTATCCCTAAAGGCGAAGCGCCGCACGGCGGATGGCCGGTTGTGGTCTGGACGCATGGCACCATTGGCGTGGACAACGCCTGTGCGCCGTCGCTAAACGCCCGTACCGGGCGTGACAGCCAGTATCTCAACACCTGGCTGTCTTTAGGGTTTGCCGTGGTCGCGCCGGATTATGCAGGCCTTGGCTCTGATGGGCTGCATCATTACCTGAACGCGCGAGCCGAAGCCTGGAGCGTACTGGACAGCGTGCGTGCCGCGCTGAAGGCTTTCCCTCTACAAAACTCAGTTATCTTTGTCGGCCAGTCTCAGGGCGCGCATGCGGCCTTTGCAAGCGCAGGCTACCAGCCACAGTACGCACCTGAGCTGAACGTACGCGCCACGGTACTTACCGGTACGCCGTATTTTGACGCCAACACTTCAGCAGCCCAGGTCTTCACCGGTGCGGCGCCGGGCAACGCCCAGAGCGGTGACCCGAAAATCCCGTACGTGTTTTATATCTACCTTGCAGCCGCAGACAGCCAGAAGTCGCTCAAGAGCGAAGATTACTTCCAGCCTGCGGCACAATCGTTACTCGAAAAGGCACGTGAGCTGTGCATTACACCGCTTACTGAGGAAGTGATGAAGCAGAAGCTTAATGCTGCCAACAGCCTGAAACCGGCGATTCAGTCAGTGCTGGAATCCACCACCGACGTACTGCGTTACCCGACGCTGCACATTCAGCATCCGGTATTCATTGGCATTGGCGGTGAGGATATTAACGTGCCGACGGCGATGCAGCAGCACTTTGCTCAGGCGGTGAAAGCGGCAGGCACGCAGGTTGATATTCATGAATATCCGGGCCTGGACCACAGCGGCGCGGTTAACCCGTCACTGCGTGACTCCGTGCCGTTTATTCTAAGCCAACAGCGTTAA
- the fdhE gene encoding formate dehydrogenase accessory protein FdhE produces MSIRIIPQDQLEKGDKRQNDVIPPLLFPRLKNLYNRRAERLRELAESNPLGDYLRFAAQIAHAQEVVLYDHPLEIDLTTRIREAAEQGKPPLDIHVLPRDAHWRRLLHSLIAELKPEMTGQALAVIENLEKASAQELEEMASALFSSDFGAVSSDKAPFIWAALSLYWAQMASLIPGKARAEYGEQRQFCPVCGSMPVSSVVHIGTTNGLRYLHCNLCETEWHVVRVKCSNCEQSRDLNYWSLDSEASAIKAESCGDCGTYLKILYQDKEPKVEAVADDLASLVLDAHMEQEGFARSSINPFLFPGEGE; encoded by the coding sequence ATGAGTATTCGTATTATTCCCCAGGATCAGCTGGAGAAGGGCGATAAGCGCCAGAACGACGTTATCCCTCCTCTGCTCTTCCCTCGCCTCAAGAACCTGTATAACCGCCGCGCCGAGCGCCTGCGCGAACTGGCCGAGAGCAATCCGCTGGGTGATTACCTGCGCTTTGCCGCCCAGATTGCCCACGCTCAGGAAGTGGTGCTATATGACCATCCGCTGGAAATAGACCTGACCACGCGTATTCGTGAAGCCGCCGAGCAGGGCAAGCCGCCGCTGGACATCCACGTGCTGCCGCGTGACGCGCACTGGCGCCGTTTGCTGCACTCCCTGATTGCCGAACTGAAGCCAGAAATGACCGGCCAGGCGCTGGCGGTAATTGAGAACCTCGAAAAGGCCTCCGCACAGGAACTTGAAGAAATGGCCAGTGCGCTGTTCAGCAGCGATTTTGGCGCTGTGAGCAGCGACAAAGCGCCGTTTATCTGGGCTGCGCTGTCGCTCTACTGGGCGCAGATGGCAAGCCTGATCCCGGGCAAAGCGCGCGCCGAATACGGCGAGCAGCGCCAGTTCTGCCCGGTGTGCGGCAGTATGCCCGTCTCCAGCGTGGTCCATATCGGTACCACTAACGGCCTGCGCTACCTGCACTGCAACCTGTGTGAAACCGAATGGCATGTGGTGCGCGTGAAATGCAGCAACTGCGAGCAAAGCCGCGACCTGAACTACTGGTCACTCGACAGCGAAGCCTCGGCCATCAAAGCAGAAAGCTGTGGCGACTGCGGCACTTACCTGAAAATCCTTTATCAGGACAAAGAGCCGAAGGTTGAAGCCGTTGCGGACGACCTCGCCTCGCTGGTACTGGACGCCCATATGGAGCAGGAAGGCTTCGCGCGCAGCAGCATTAACCCGTTCCTGTTCCCCGGCGAAGGGGAATAA
- the fdoI gene encoding formate dehydrogenase cytochrome b556 subunit produces MKRRDTIVRYTAPERINHWVTAFCFVLAAVSGLGFFFPSFNWLMYIMGTPQLARVVHPFVGVVMFASFIIMFFRYWHHNLINRDDIFWAKNIRKIVVNDEVGDTGRYNFGQKCVFWAAIMLLVLLLVSGVIIWRPYFAPAFSIPVIRFGLMLHSFAAVGLIVVIMVHIYAALWVKGTITAMVEGWVTKTWAKKHHPRWLREVQEKQEKSTK; encoded by the coding sequence ATGAAAAGACGTGACACCATCGTGCGCTACACCGCACCGGAACGCATCAACCACTGGGTCACCGCCTTCTGCTTCGTGCTGGCGGCGGTGAGCGGACTCGGGTTCTTCTTCCCGTCGTTCAACTGGCTGATGTACATCATGGGCACGCCACAGCTGGCGCGCGTTGTGCACCCGTTCGTGGGCGTGGTGATGTTTGCCTCGTTCATCATCATGTTCTTTCGCTACTGGCACCATAACCTCATCAACCGCGACGATATCTTCTGGGCGAAGAACATCCGCAAGATTGTCGTCAACGATGAGGTGGGCGATACCGGTCGGTATAACTTCGGCCAGAAGTGCGTGTTCTGGGCGGCGATTATGCTGCTGGTGCTGCTGCTGGTGAGCGGCGTGATTATCTGGCGGCCGTACTTTGCACCAGCGTTCTCTATCCCGGTTATCCGCTTTGGGTTGATGCTGCACTCGTTTGCCGCCGTTGGCCTGATTGTGGTGATTATGGTGCATATTTACGCCGCCCTTTGGGTGAAAGGCACTATTACGGCAATGGTAGAAGGCTGGGTCACCAAAACGTGGGCGAAGAAACATCACCCGCGCTGGTTGCGTGAAGTGCAGGAAAAGCAGGAAAAATCGACGAAATAA
- the fdxH gene encoding formate dehydrogenase subunit beta, whose protein sequence is MAYQSQDVIRRSATNGFTPAPQARNHQQEVAKLIDVTTCIGCKACQVACSEWNDIRDEIGHNVGVYDNPADLTAKSWTVMRFSEVEENGKLEWLIRKDGCMHCADPGCLKACPAEGAIIQYANGIVDFQSEQCIGCGYCIAGCPFDVPRLNPDDNRVYKCTLCVDRVNVGQEPACVKTCPTGAIHFGTKEDMQTLAGERVTELKTRGYDNAGLYDPQGVGGTHVMYVLHHADRPNLYHGLPENPAISETVKFWKGIWKPLAAVGFAATFAASIFHYVGIGPNRAEDEEDNIDEQKDEVRK, encoded by the coding sequence ATGGCTTATCAATCACAAGACGTCATTCGCCGTTCCGCCACCAACGGTTTCACGCCTGCCCCGCAGGCGCGAAACCACCAGCAGGAAGTGGCGAAGCTTATCGACGTAACCACCTGCATTGGCTGTAAAGCCTGCCAGGTGGCGTGTTCGGAATGGAACGATATTCGCGATGAAATCGGCCACAACGTCGGGGTTTACGATAACCCGGCTGACCTGACCGCCAAATCGTGGACGGTAATGCGCTTTTCCGAAGTGGAAGAGAACGGCAAGCTGGAGTGGCTCATCCGTAAAGACGGCTGCATGCACTGCGCCGATCCGGGCTGCCTGAAGGCCTGCCCGGCAGAAGGTGCCATCATTCAGTACGCCAACGGTATTGTCGACTTCCAGTCTGAGCAGTGCATTGGCTGTGGCTACTGCATCGCCGGTTGCCCGTTTGACGTACCGCGCCTGAACCCGGACGACAACCGCGTGTACAAATGCACTCTGTGCGTGGACCGCGTTAACGTAGGCCAGGAGCCAGCGTGTGTGAAAACCTGCCCGACTGGCGCTATCCACTTTGGTACTAAAGAGGATATGCAGACGCTTGCAGGCGAGCGCGTGACGGAGCTGAAAACCCGCGGTTACGATAACGCCGGGCTGTACGATCCGCAGGGCGTTGGCGGCACGCATGTGATGTATGTGCTGCACCATGCCGACAGGCCAAATCTGTATCATGGCCTGCCGGAGAACCCGGCTATCAGCGAAACCGTGAAGTTCTGGAAAGGCATCTGGAAGCCGCTGGCCGCCGTTGGCTTTGCAGCCACCTTCGCTGCCAGCATCTTCCACTATGTCGGCATTGGTCCGAACCGTGCGGAAGATGAAGAAGACAACATCGATGAGCAGAAAGACGAGGTGCGCAAATGA